A part of Apodemus sylvaticus chromosome 19, mApoSyl1.1, whole genome shotgun sequence genomic DNA contains:
- the LOC127669774 gene encoding olfactory receptor 2H1-like gives MVNQSSPMGFLLLGFSEHPHLEKVLFVVVLCSYLLTLLGNTLILLLSTLDPRLHSPMYFFLSNLSFLDLCFTTTCVPQMLSNLWGPTKTISFLGCSVQLFIFMSLGTTECILLTVMAFDRYVAVCQPLHYATIIHPRLCRQLAGVAWMMGLLQSIIQTPPTLRLPFCPHRQIDDFLCEVPSLIRLFCGDTTFNEIQLAVSSVILVVVPLSLILVSYGAIARAVLRINSAEAWKKALGTCSSHLIVVALFYSSVIAVYLQPQNPYAQERGKFFGLFYAVGTPTLNPLIYTLRNKEVKRAFWRMLGKDEDSKNT, from the coding sequence ATGGTCAACCAGAGCTCCCCCATGGGCTTCCTCCTGCTGGGCTTCTCTGAACACCCACACCTGGAAAAGGTTCTCTTCGTGGTTGTCCTGTGCTCCTACCTCCTCACTCTCCTAGGAAACACACTCATCCTCCTGCTGTCCACACTGGACCCCAGGCTCCACTCTCcaatgtacttcttcctctctAACCTCTCCTTCTTGGACCTCTGCTTCACCACAACCTGTGTCCCCCAGATGCTGTCCAACCTCTGGGGCCCCACAAAGACCATCAGCTTCCTGGGCTGTTCTGTACAGCTGTTCATCTTCATGTCCCTGGGGACAACAGAGTGCATCCTCCTGACAGTGATGGCCTTTGACCGCTATGTGGCTGTCTGCCAGCCCCTGCACTATGCCACCATCATCCACCCCCGCCTGTGTCGGCAGCTGGCAGGTGTGGCCTGGATGATGGGGCTGCTTCAATCAATAATCCAGACCCCTCCCACCCTCCGCCTGCCCTTCTGTCCCCACAGGCAGATAGATGACTTTCTGTGTGAAGTCCCATCTCTGATTCGACTGTTCTGTGGGGACACCACTTTTAATGAGATTCAGTTGGCTGTGTCCAGTGTCATTCTTGTGGTTGTGCCTCTGAGCCTCATCCTGGTCTCTTATGGTGCCATCGCCAGGGCAGTGCTGAGGATAAACTCCGCTGAAGCATGGAAAAAGGCTTTGGGGACCTGCTCCTCCCACCTCATTGTGGTCGCCCTCTTCTACAGCTCAGTCATCGCTGTCTATCTGCAGCCCCAAAATCCCTATGCACAGGAGAGGGGCAAGTTTTTTGGTCTCTTCTATGCAGTGGGCACCCCCACACTGAACCCTCTCATTTATACCCTGAGGAACAAGGAGGTAAAGAGAGCATTCTGGAGGATGCTGGGGAAGGATGAGGACTCCAAAAATACCTAA
- the LOC127669777 gene encoding olfactory receptor 2H2 produces the protein MVNQSSPMGFLLLGFSEHPHLEKVLFVVVLCSYLLTLLGNTLILLLSTLDPRLHSPMYFFLSNLSFLDLCFTTTCVPQMLSNLWGPTKTISFLGCFVQLFIFLSLGTTECILLTVMAFDRYVAVCQPLHYATIIHPRLCWKLAGVAWIIGLVESVVQTPSTLHLPFCPHHQVDDFVCEVPALIRLSCGDTTYNEIQMAVASIFILVVPLSLILVSYGAIARAVLRIGSAKGRRKALGTCSSHLIVVTLFYSSVIAVYLQPKNPYAQERAKFFGLFYAVGTPSLNPLIYTLRNKEVKRAFRRLLWKEVEPS, from the coding sequence ATGGTCAACCAGAGCTCCCCCATGGGCTTCCTCCTGCTGGGCTTCTCTGAACACCCACACCTGGAAAAGGTTCTCTTCGTGGTTGTCTTGTGCTCCTACCTCCTCACTCTCCTAGGAAACACACTCATCCTCCTGCTGTCCACACTGGACCCCAGGCTCCACTCCCcaatgtacttcttcctctctAACCTCTCCTTCTTGGACCTCTGCTTCACCACAACCTGTGTTCCCCAGATGCTGTCCAACCTCTGGGGCCCCACAAAGACCATCAGCTTCCTGGGATGCTTTGTCCAGCTCTTCATCTTCCTGTCCCTGGGGACAACAGAGTGCATCCTCCTGACAGTGATGGCCTTTGACCGCTATGTTGCTGTCTGCCAGCCCCTGCACTATGCCACCATCATCCACCCCCGCCTGTGCTGGAAGCTGGCAGGTGTGGCCTGGATCATTGGCCTGGTGGAGTCAGTGGTTCAGACACCATCCACTCTTCACCTGCCCTTCTGTCCCCACCATCAGGTGGATGACTTTGTGTGTGAGGTCCCTGCTTTGATTCGACTGTCCTGTGGGGACACCACCTACAATGAGATCCAGATGGCTGTGGCCAGCATCTTCATCTTGGTTGTGCCTCTGAGCCTCATCCTGGTCTCTTATGGTGCCATTGCTAGGGCAGTGCTGAGGATAGGTTCTGCAAAGGGGCGCAGGAAAGCTTTGGGGACCTGTTCGTCCCACCTCATTGTGGTCACCCTCTTCTACAGCTCAGTGATTGCTGTTTATCTGCAGCCCAAAAATCCCTATGCCCAAGAGAGGGCGAAGTTCTTTGGTCTCTTCTACGCTGTGGGAACTCCTTCTCTTAACCCTCTCATATACACCCTGAGGAACAAGGAGGTAAAGAGGGCATTCAGGAGGCTGCTCTGGAAGGAGGTGGAGCCCAGCTGA